In the Gasterosteus aculeatus chromosome X, fGasAcu3.hap1.1, whole genome shotgun sequence genome, one interval contains:
- the LOC144383665 gene encoding anoctamin-1-like isoform X4 translates to MAEEAEGRGDLPPTPGSEQQAPHFLQDVIFHGKFKLLKALTPQESSLCQHGLFFLDGQRRVDYVLSYPSKKPSSGRSGRPATHLLTENAVARSLRRGPQSRERHIPQHQGQRAKEPSGVDVELGCPAETLNGHEDQKILRREEFEGKLRDMGLELEKDEETKISGVSFVKIHAPWNILCREAELMKLKMPTKKVYEVKQLRGVVEKISSLVSKVVEPLHPQVEEHQPKNIKHLSHTFSREKQHLFDLSDKDYFFDSKTRSSIVFEILKRTKCKAKYSMGITSLLGHGVYTAAYPLHDGDINEENAVPNDRKLLYEEWANYGVFYKYQPIGLVRKYFGEKIGLYFAWLGLYTQMLIPASLVGVIVFLYGCATVNDNIPSMEICNTMNNITMCPLCDRVCSYWELSSACATARASHLFDNPATVFFSIFMALWAAMFMEHWKRRQMRLNYEWDLTGFEDEEEALKDHPRAEYELRVMQKSTSKDQKAQHKIKKLTCQDRLPAYMTNLVMMLLMIGVTFAIVFGVILYRISTKAALYMSANPVTRSNAQLTVKTTAAIINLVVILILDEVYGAVARWLTVLEVPKTDKSFEERLIFKTFILKFVNAFTPIIYIAFFRGRLVGRPGSYLYVFESYRMEECAHGGCLMELCIQLSITMLGKQLIQNNLFEIGVPKLKKLIRYIRSKQGAFQEEERQKKLQRYETDHFLEPFAGLTPEYMEMIIQFGFVTLFVASFPLAPLFALLNNIIEIRLDAKKFVTELRRPVAARAKDIGIWYNLLRGVANVAVIIN, encoded by the exons CTGCTGAAGGCCCTAACCCCCCAGGAGAGCTCGCTGTGCCAACACGGCCTCTTCTTCCTGGATGGTCAGCGGCGCGTGGACTACGTCCTCAGCTACCCCTCCAAGAAGCCGTCCTCGGGGCGCTCCGGCCGACCGGCGACCCACCTGCTGACCGAAAACGCCGTGGCCCGCAGCCTCCGGCGTGGCCCCCAGAGCCGCGAGCGGCACATCCCACAGCACCAAGGACAAAGGGCAAAGGAGCCTTCGGGGGTCGACGTGGAGCTGGGCTGTCCAGCAGAGACCCTCAATGGCCACGAGGATCAAAAGATTCTCCGCAGGGAGGAGTTTGAGGGGAAACTGAGGGACATGGGGTTGGAGCTGGAGAAAGACGAGGAG ACCAAGATTTCCGGGGTGAGCTTTGTCAAGATTCATGCTCCGTGGAACATCCTCTGTCGAGAGGCTGAGTTGATGAAGCTGAAGATGCCCACCAAGAAG GTGTATGAAGTCAAGCAGTTACGTGGTGTGGTGGAGAAGATTAGCTCCCTTGTCAGTAAAGTCGTTGAACCTCTCCACCCTCAAGTTGAGGAACACCAACCGAAGAACATCAAACACCTGTCACACACTTTCTCCAGAGAGAAACAGCACCT GTTTGATCTCTCAGACAAAGACTACTTCTTCGACAGCAAAACCAGGAGTTCAATA GTTTTTGAAAtactaaaaagaacaaaatgcaaGGCCAAGTACAGTATGG gGATCACCAGTCTCCTGGGTCATGGCGTCTACACAGCAGCTTATCCTCTACATGAC GGAGACATTAATGAGGAAAACGCAGTCCCCAATGATAGAAAG CTTTTGTATGAAGAGTGGGCGAACTATGGTGTCTTTTACAAGTACCAGCCCATCGGACTTGTGAG GAAGTACTTTGGTGAGAAAATCGGCCTGTACTTTGCCTGGTTGGGTCTGTATACCCAGATGCTGATTCCTGCCTCTCTAGTGGGGGtcattgtgtttctttatgGATGTGCAACGGTCAATGACAACATAccaag CATGGAGATCTGCAACACAATGAACAACATCACCATGTGTCCTCTGTGTGACCGCGTGTGCAGCTACTGGGAGCTGAGCTCGGCGTGTGCCACCGCGCGGGCCAGCCACCTGTTCGACAACCCAGCCACCGTTTTCTTCTCCATCTTCATGGCGCTGTGGG CTGCAATGTTCATGGAGCACTggaagaggaggcagatgaGGCTGAACTACGAATGGGACCTGACCGGctttgaggatgaggag GAAGCTCTGAAG GACCACCCGAGGGCCGAGTATGAACTCCGGGTCATGCAGAAGTCTACGAGCAAAGATCAAAAAGCACAGCACAAG ATTAAAAAGCTCACATGTCAAGACCGCCTGCCAGCTTACATGACTAACCTTGTCATGATGCTGCTAATG ATCGGTGTTACGTTCGCCATTGTGTTTGGCGTGATCCTTTACCGGATCTCCACCAAAGCCGCCCTCTACATGAGCGCCAATCCGGTCACACGCAGCAACGCGCAGCTGACGGTCAAAACCACCGCGGCCATCATCAACCTGGTGGTCATCCTCATACTGGATGAGGTGTACGGAGCTGTGGCACGATGGCTCACCGTGTTAG AGGTCCCTAAAACCGACAAGAGCTTTGAGGAACGACTGATCTTCAAGACCTTCATTCTCAAGTTTGTCAACGCTTTCACCCCCATCATCTATATTGCTTTCTTCAGGGGAAG ACTGGTCGGCAGACCAGGGAGCTACCTGTATGTGTTTGAGTCCTACAGAATGGAAGAG TGTGCTCACGGAGGCTGTCTGATGGAGCTGTGCATCCAGCTGAGCATCACCATGTTGGGAAAGCAGCTAATACAGAACAACCTTTTTGAGATTGGCGTACC CAAGCTGAAGAAGCTGATTCGCTACATTCGGTCGAAGCAAGGGGCTTttcaggaagaagagagacagaagaagctgcagagatACGAAACCGACCACTTCCTGGAGCCGTTTGCTGGCTTAACGCCGGAATACATGGAAATGA tcaTCCAGTTTGGCTTTGTCACGCTGTTCGTGGCGTCCTTCCCCCTGGCCCCGCTCTTCGCTCTGCTCAACAACATCATTGAGATACGACTGGATGCCAAGAAGTTTGTGACTGAGCTGCGAAGGCCGGTGGCAGCGAGAGCCAAAGACATTG GTATATGGTACAACTTACTAAGAGGGGTAGCAAATGTGGCCGTCATCATTAAC